Proteins encoded by one window of Camelus bactrianus isolate YW-2024 breed Bactrian camel chromosome 9, ASM4877302v1, whole genome shotgun sequence:
- the DHX38 gene encoding pre-mRNA-splicing factor ATP-dependent RNA helicase PRP16 isoform X1, whose amino-acid sequence MEDSSEDASIHRLEGTDVDSQVGGLICKTKSAASEQHVFKAPAPRPSLLGLDLLASLKRREREEKDDGEDKKKSRISSYKDWEESRDDQRDAEEEGSDQAGRSSRKDRHYRSARVETPSHPGGVSEEFWERSRQRERERREHGVYASSKEEKDRKKERSRDRDYDRKRDRGNNCYYERDRSRHSSRSERDGGSERSSRRSEPESPRHRPKDAATPSRSTWEEEDSGYGSSRRSQWESPSPTPSYRDSERNHRVSSRDRDRSVRSRYSDDTPLPTPSYKYNEWADDRRHLGSTPRLSRGRGRREDGEEGISFDTEEERQQWEDDQRQADRDWYMMDEGYDEFHNPLAYSSEDYVRRREQHLHKQKQKRISAQRRQINEDNERWETNRMLTSGVVHRLEVDEDFEEDSAAKVHLMVHNLVPPFLDGRIVFTKQPEPVIPVKDATSDLAIIARKGSQTVRKHREQKERKKAQHKHWELAGTKLGDIMGVKKEEEPDKALTEDGKVDYRTEQKFADHMKKKSEASSEFAKKKSILEQRQYLPIFAVQQELLTIIRDNSIVIVVGETGSGKTTQLTQYLHEDGYTDYGMIGCTQPRRVAAMSVAKRVSEEMGGNLGEEVGYAIRFEDCTSENTLIKYMTDGILLRESLREADLDHYSAIIMDEAHERSLNTDVLFGLLREVVARRSDLKLIVTSATMDAEKFASFFGNVPIFHIPGRTFPVDILFSKTPQEDYVEAAVKQSLQVHLSGAPGDILIFMPGQEDIEVTSDQIVEHLEELENAPALAVLPIYSQLPSDLQAKIFQKAPDGVRKCIVATNIAETSLTVDGIMFVIDSGYCKLKVFNPRIGMDALQIYPISQANANQRSGRAGRTGPGQCFRLYTQSAYKNELLTTTVPEIQRTNLANVVLLLKSLGVQDLLQFHFMDPPPEDNMLNSMYQLWILGALDNTGGLTSTGRLMVEFPLDPALSKMLIVSCDMGCSSEILLIVSMLSVPAIFYRPKGREEESDQIREKFAVPESDHLTYLNVYLQWKNNNYSTIWCNDHFIHAKAMRKVREVRAQLKDIMVQQRMSLASCGTDWDIVRKCICAAYFHQAAKLKGIGEYVNIRTGMPCHLHPTSSLFGMGYTPDYIVYHELVMTTKEYMQCVTAVDGEWLAELGPMFYSVKQAGKSRQENRRRAKEEASAMEEEMALAEEQLRARRQEQEKRSPLGSVRSTKIYTPGRKEQGEPMTPRRTPARFGL is encoded by the exons ATGGAGGACAGCAGTGAGGATGCCTCAATCCATCGATTAGAAGGCACTGATGTGGACTCTCAGGTTGGCGGTCTTATTTGTAAGACCAAAAGTGCTGCTAGTGAGCAGCATGTCTTCAAGGCCCCTGCTCCCCGCCCTTCATTGCTGGGACTGGACTTGTTGGCTTCcctgaaaaggagggagagagaggagaaggatgATGGGGAGGACAAGAAGAAGTCCAGAATCTCTTCCTACAAGGACTGGGAAGAGAGCAGGGATGACCAGAGGGATGCCGAGGAGGAGGGCAGTGACCAGGCTGGCCGAAGCAGCCGAAAAGACAG ACATTATCGATCTGCTCGGGTAGAGACCCCATCCCATCCTGGTGGTGTGAGTGAAGAGTTTTGGGAACGCAGTCGGCAGAGGGAGCGGGAGAGGCGGGAACATGGTGTCTATGCCTCGTCCAAAGAAGAAAAGGATCGGAAGAAGGAGAGGTCTCGGGATCGAGACTATGACCGCAAAAGAGACAGAG GAAATAACTGTTACT ATGAGCGGGATAGAAGCAGGCACAGCAGCAGATCGGAGCGGGATGGAGGGTCAGAGCGCAGCAGCAGAAGAAGTGAACCTGAGAGCCCACGACACCGGCCAAAAG ATGCAGCCACCCCTTCACGGTctacctgggaggaggaggacagtGGCTATGGCTCTTCAAGGCGCTCGCAGTGGGAATCGCCCTCCCCAACGCCTTCCTATCGGGATTCTGAGCGGAATCATCGGGTGTCCAGTCGAGATAGGGACAG GTCTGTGAGGAGCAGGTACTCAGATGACACACCTCTGCCAACCCCATCCTACAAATACAATGAGTGGGCTGATGACAGAAGGCACCTGGGGTCCACCCCACGTCTGTCCAGGGGCCGAG GAAGACGTGAGGATGGTGAAGAAGGAATTTCATTTGACACAGAGGAGGAACGGCAGCAGTGGGAGGATGACCAGAGG CAAGCTGACCGGGACTGGTACATGATGGATGAGGGGTACGATGAGTTCCACAACCCCCTGGCCTACTCCTCCGAGGACTACGTGAGGAGGCGGGAGCAGCACCTGCATAAACAGAAGCAGAAGCGCATTTCGGCTCAGCGGAGACAGATCAATGAG GATAACGAGCGCTGGGAGACCAACCGCATGCTCACCAGCGGGGTGGTCCATCGGCTGGAGGTGGACGAGGACTTTGAGGAGGATAGTGCAGCCAAGGTGCATCTCATGGTGCACAACCTGGTCCCTCCCTTTCTGGACGGGCGCATTGTCTTCACCAAGCAG CCAGAGCCTGTGATTCCAGTCAAAGATGCCACTTCTGACCTGGCCATCATTGCTCGAAAAGGCAGTCAAACAGTGCGGAAGCACAGGGAACAAAAGGAACGCAAAAAG gCTCAGCACAAACACTGGGAACTGGCTGGAACCAAATTGGGAGATATAATGGGCGTCAAAAAAGAGGAAGAGCCGGATAAAGCTCTGACCGAAGATGGTAAAGTGGACTATAG GACAGAACAGAAGTTTGCAGACCACATGAAGAAAAAGAGTGAAGCCAGCAGTGAATTTGCAAAGAAGAAGTCGATTCTGGAGCAGAGGCAGTACCTGCCGATCTTTGCGGTGCAGCAGGAGCTGCTTACGATCATCAG AGATAACAGCATTGTGATCGTGGTTGGGGAGACAGGGAGTGGTAAGACCACTCAGCTGACCCAGTACTTGCATGAAGATGGTTACACGGACTATGGGATGATTGGGTGCACCCAGCCCCGCCGTGTGGCTGCCATGTCAGTAGCCAAGAGAGTCAGTGAAGAGATGGGGGGAAACCTTGGCGAGGAG GTGGGTTATGCCATCCGCTTCGAAGACTGTACCTCAGAAAACACCTTGATCAAGTACATGACTGACGGGATCCTGCTGCGAGAGTCCCTCCGGGAAGCGGACCTGGATCACTACAGTGCCATCATCATGGACGAGGCCCATGAGCGCTCCCTCAACACTGACGTGCTCTTTGGGCTGCTTCGGGAG GTGGTGGCTCGGCGCTCAGACCTAAAGCTCATTGTCACATCGGCCACTATGGATGCAGAgaaatttgcttccttttttggGAATGTCCCCATCTTCCATATCCCTGGTCGTACCTTCCCTGTTGACATCCTCTTCAGCAAG ACCCCGCAGGAGGATTATGTGGAGGCCGCAGTGAAGCAGTCCCTGCAGGTGCACCTTTCAGGGGCCCCTGGGGACATCCTTATCTTCATGCCTGGCCAAGAGGACATTGAG GTGACCTCAGACCAAATCGTGGAACATCTGGAAGAACTGGAGAACGCGCCCGCCCTGGCCGTGCTGCCCATCTACTCTCAGCTGCCTTCTGACCTCCAGGCCAAAATCTTTCAGAAG GCTCCAGATGGTGTTCGGAAGTGTATCGTTGCCACCAACATTGCTGAGACATCTCTGACTGTTGATGGCATCATGTTTGTTATCGACTCTGGTTATTGTAAACTAAAG GTCTTCAACCCCAGGATTGGCATGGATGCTCTGCAGATCTACCCTATCAGCCAGGCCAATGCTAATCAGAGGTCAGGGCGAGCCGGCAGGACGGGCCCAGGTCAGTGTTTCAG GCTCTACACTCAGAGTGCCTACAAGAACGAGCTCCTGACCACCACGGTGCCTGAGATCCAGCGGACCAACCTGGCCAACGTGGTGCTGCTGCTCAAATCCCTGGGGGTGCAGGACCTGCTGCAGTTCCACTTCATGGACCCGCCCCCAGAGGACAACATGCTCAACTCCATGTATCAGCTCTGGATCCTCGGGGCCCTGGACAACACAG GTGGCCTGACCTCGACTGGGCGTCTGATGGTGGAGTTTCCACTGGACCCAGCCCTGTCCAAGATGCTCATTGTGTCCTGTGACATGGGCTGCAGCTCCGAGATCCTGCTCATTGTCTCCATGCTCTCGGTCCCAGCCATCTTCTACCGGCCCAAG GGCCGAGAGGAGGAGAGTGATCAAATCCGGGAGAAGTTTGCAGTCCCTGAGAGTGACCATCTGACCTACCTGAATGTCTACCTTCAGTGGAAGAACAATAATTACTCTACCATCTGGTGTAACGATCATTTCATCCATGCCAAGGCCATGCGGAAG GTCCGGGAGGTGCGGGCTCAGCTCAAGGACATCATGGTGCAGCAGCGGATGAGCCTGGCCTCGTGTGGCACCGACTGGGACATTGTCAGGAAGTGTATCTGTGCTGCCTATTTCCACCAGGCAGCCAAGCTCAAG GGAATCGGAGAGTATGTGAATATCCGGACAGGCATGCCCTGCCACCTGCACCCCACCAGCTCCCTCTTTGGAATGGGCTACACCCCAGACTACATAGTCTATCACGAGTTGGTCATGACCACCAAG GAGTACATGCAGTGTGTGACTGCTGTGGATGGAGAGTggctggcagagctgggcccCATGTTCTACAGCGTGAAACAGGCAGGAAAGTCTCGGCAG GAGAACCGCCGACGGGCCAAAGAGGAAGCATCTGCCATGGAGGAGGAGATGGCTCTGGCCGAGGAGCAGCTGCGGGCCCGGCGGCAGGAGCAGGAAAAGCGCAGCCCCCTGGG
- the DHX38 gene encoding pre-mRNA-splicing factor ATP-dependent RNA helicase PRP16 isoform X2, which produces MEDSSEDASIHRLEGTDVDSQVGGLICKTKSAASEQHVFKAPAPRPSLLGLDLLASLKRREREEKDDGEDKKKSRISSYKDWEESRDDQRDAEEEGSDQAGRSSRKDRHYRSARVETPSHPGGVSEEFWERSRQRERERREHGVYASSKEEKDRKKERSRDRDYDRKRDRDERDRSRHSSRSERDGGSERSSRRSEPESPRHRPKDAATPSRSTWEEEDSGYGSSRRSQWESPSPTPSYRDSERNHRVSSRDRDRSVRSRYSDDTPLPTPSYKYNEWADDRRHLGSTPRLSRGRGRREDGEEGISFDTEEERQQWEDDQRQADRDWYMMDEGYDEFHNPLAYSSEDYVRRREQHLHKQKQKRISAQRRQINEDNERWETNRMLTSGVVHRLEVDEDFEEDSAAKVHLMVHNLVPPFLDGRIVFTKQPEPVIPVKDATSDLAIIARKGSQTVRKHREQKERKKAQHKHWELAGTKLGDIMGVKKEEEPDKALTEDGKVDYRTEQKFADHMKKKSEASSEFAKKKSILEQRQYLPIFAVQQELLTIIRDNSIVIVVGETGSGKTTQLTQYLHEDGYTDYGMIGCTQPRRVAAMSVAKRVSEEMGGNLGEEVGYAIRFEDCTSENTLIKYMTDGILLRESLREADLDHYSAIIMDEAHERSLNTDVLFGLLREVVARRSDLKLIVTSATMDAEKFASFFGNVPIFHIPGRTFPVDILFSKTPQEDYVEAAVKQSLQVHLSGAPGDILIFMPGQEDIEVTSDQIVEHLEELENAPALAVLPIYSQLPSDLQAKIFQKAPDGVRKCIVATNIAETSLTVDGIMFVIDSGYCKLKVFNPRIGMDALQIYPISQANANQRSGRAGRTGPGQCFRLYTQSAYKNELLTTTVPEIQRTNLANVVLLLKSLGVQDLLQFHFMDPPPEDNMLNSMYQLWILGALDNTGGLTSTGRLMVEFPLDPALSKMLIVSCDMGCSSEILLIVSMLSVPAIFYRPKGREEESDQIREKFAVPESDHLTYLNVYLQWKNNNYSTIWCNDHFIHAKAMRKVREVRAQLKDIMVQQRMSLASCGTDWDIVRKCICAAYFHQAAKLKGIGEYVNIRTGMPCHLHPTSSLFGMGYTPDYIVYHELVMTTKEYMQCVTAVDGEWLAELGPMFYSVKQAGKSRQENRRRAKEEASAMEEEMALAEEQLRARRQEQEKRSPLGSVRSTKIYTPGRKEQGEPMTPRRTPARFGL; this is translated from the exons ATGGAGGACAGCAGTGAGGATGCCTCAATCCATCGATTAGAAGGCACTGATGTGGACTCTCAGGTTGGCGGTCTTATTTGTAAGACCAAAAGTGCTGCTAGTGAGCAGCATGTCTTCAAGGCCCCTGCTCCCCGCCCTTCATTGCTGGGACTGGACTTGTTGGCTTCcctgaaaaggagggagagagaggagaaggatgATGGGGAGGACAAGAAGAAGTCCAGAATCTCTTCCTACAAGGACTGGGAAGAGAGCAGGGATGACCAGAGGGATGCCGAGGAGGAGGGCAGTGACCAGGCTGGCCGAAGCAGCCGAAAAGACAG ACATTATCGATCTGCTCGGGTAGAGACCCCATCCCATCCTGGTGGTGTGAGTGAAGAGTTTTGGGAACGCAGTCGGCAGAGGGAGCGGGAGAGGCGGGAACATGGTGTCTATGCCTCGTCCAAAGAAGAAAAGGATCGGAAGAAGGAGAGGTCTCGGGATCGAGACTATGACCGCAAAAGAGACAGAG ATGAGCGGGATAGAAGCAGGCACAGCAGCAGATCGGAGCGGGATGGAGGGTCAGAGCGCAGCAGCAGAAGAAGTGAACCTGAGAGCCCACGACACCGGCCAAAAG ATGCAGCCACCCCTTCACGGTctacctgggaggaggaggacagtGGCTATGGCTCTTCAAGGCGCTCGCAGTGGGAATCGCCCTCCCCAACGCCTTCCTATCGGGATTCTGAGCGGAATCATCGGGTGTCCAGTCGAGATAGGGACAG GTCTGTGAGGAGCAGGTACTCAGATGACACACCTCTGCCAACCCCATCCTACAAATACAATGAGTGGGCTGATGACAGAAGGCACCTGGGGTCCACCCCACGTCTGTCCAGGGGCCGAG GAAGACGTGAGGATGGTGAAGAAGGAATTTCATTTGACACAGAGGAGGAACGGCAGCAGTGGGAGGATGACCAGAGG CAAGCTGACCGGGACTGGTACATGATGGATGAGGGGTACGATGAGTTCCACAACCCCCTGGCCTACTCCTCCGAGGACTACGTGAGGAGGCGGGAGCAGCACCTGCATAAACAGAAGCAGAAGCGCATTTCGGCTCAGCGGAGACAGATCAATGAG GATAACGAGCGCTGGGAGACCAACCGCATGCTCACCAGCGGGGTGGTCCATCGGCTGGAGGTGGACGAGGACTTTGAGGAGGATAGTGCAGCCAAGGTGCATCTCATGGTGCACAACCTGGTCCCTCCCTTTCTGGACGGGCGCATTGTCTTCACCAAGCAG CCAGAGCCTGTGATTCCAGTCAAAGATGCCACTTCTGACCTGGCCATCATTGCTCGAAAAGGCAGTCAAACAGTGCGGAAGCACAGGGAACAAAAGGAACGCAAAAAG gCTCAGCACAAACACTGGGAACTGGCTGGAACCAAATTGGGAGATATAATGGGCGTCAAAAAAGAGGAAGAGCCGGATAAAGCTCTGACCGAAGATGGTAAAGTGGACTATAG GACAGAACAGAAGTTTGCAGACCACATGAAGAAAAAGAGTGAAGCCAGCAGTGAATTTGCAAAGAAGAAGTCGATTCTGGAGCAGAGGCAGTACCTGCCGATCTTTGCGGTGCAGCAGGAGCTGCTTACGATCATCAG AGATAACAGCATTGTGATCGTGGTTGGGGAGACAGGGAGTGGTAAGACCACTCAGCTGACCCAGTACTTGCATGAAGATGGTTACACGGACTATGGGATGATTGGGTGCACCCAGCCCCGCCGTGTGGCTGCCATGTCAGTAGCCAAGAGAGTCAGTGAAGAGATGGGGGGAAACCTTGGCGAGGAG GTGGGTTATGCCATCCGCTTCGAAGACTGTACCTCAGAAAACACCTTGATCAAGTACATGACTGACGGGATCCTGCTGCGAGAGTCCCTCCGGGAAGCGGACCTGGATCACTACAGTGCCATCATCATGGACGAGGCCCATGAGCGCTCCCTCAACACTGACGTGCTCTTTGGGCTGCTTCGGGAG GTGGTGGCTCGGCGCTCAGACCTAAAGCTCATTGTCACATCGGCCACTATGGATGCAGAgaaatttgcttccttttttggGAATGTCCCCATCTTCCATATCCCTGGTCGTACCTTCCCTGTTGACATCCTCTTCAGCAAG ACCCCGCAGGAGGATTATGTGGAGGCCGCAGTGAAGCAGTCCCTGCAGGTGCACCTTTCAGGGGCCCCTGGGGACATCCTTATCTTCATGCCTGGCCAAGAGGACATTGAG GTGACCTCAGACCAAATCGTGGAACATCTGGAAGAACTGGAGAACGCGCCCGCCCTGGCCGTGCTGCCCATCTACTCTCAGCTGCCTTCTGACCTCCAGGCCAAAATCTTTCAGAAG GCTCCAGATGGTGTTCGGAAGTGTATCGTTGCCACCAACATTGCTGAGACATCTCTGACTGTTGATGGCATCATGTTTGTTATCGACTCTGGTTATTGTAAACTAAAG GTCTTCAACCCCAGGATTGGCATGGATGCTCTGCAGATCTACCCTATCAGCCAGGCCAATGCTAATCAGAGGTCAGGGCGAGCCGGCAGGACGGGCCCAGGTCAGTGTTTCAG GCTCTACACTCAGAGTGCCTACAAGAACGAGCTCCTGACCACCACGGTGCCTGAGATCCAGCGGACCAACCTGGCCAACGTGGTGCTGCTGCTCAAATCCCTGGGGGTGCAGGACCTGCTGCAGTTCCACTTCATGGACCCGCCCCCAGAGGACAACATGCTCAACTCCATGTATCAGCTCTGGATCCTCGGGGCCCTGGACAACACAG GTGGCCTGACCTCGACTGGGCGTCTGATGGTGGAGTTTCCACTGGACCCAGCCCTGTCCAAGATGCTCATTGTGTCCTGTGACATGGGCTGCAGCTCCGAGATCCTGCTCATTGTCTCCATGCTCTCGGTCCCAGCCATCTTCTACCGGCCCAAG GGCCGAGAGGAGGAGAGTGATCAAATCCGGGAGAAGTTTGCAGTCCCTGAGAGTGACCATCTGACCTACCTGAATGTCTACCTTCAGTGGAAGAACAATAATTACTCTACCATCTGGTGTAACGATCATTTCATCCATGCCAAGGCCATGCGGAAG GTCCGGGAGGTGCGGGCTCAGCTCAAGGACATCATGGTGCAGCAGCGGATGAGCCTGGCCTCGTGTGGCACCGACTGGGACATTGTCAGGAAGTGTATCTGTGCTGCCTATTTCCACCAGGCAGCCAAGCTCAAG GGAATCGGAGAGTATGTGAATATCCGGACAGGCATGCCCTGCCACCTGCACCCCACCAGCTCCCTCTTTGGAATGGGCTACACCCCAGACTACATAGTCTATCACGAGTTGGTCATGACCACCAAG GAGTACATGCAGTGTGTGACTGCTGTGGATGGAGAGTggctggcagagctgggcccCATGTTCTACAGCGTGAAACAGGCAGGAAAGTCTCGGCAG GAGAACCGCCGACGGGCCAAAGAGGAAGCATCTGCCATGGAGGAGGAGATGGCTCTGGCCGAGGAGCAGCTGCGGGCCCGGCGGCAGGAGCAGGAAAAGCGCAGCCCCCTGGG
- the DHX38 gene encoding pre-mRNA-splicing factor ATP-dependent RNA helicase PRP16 isoform X3 — protein sequence MVSMPRPKKKRIGRRRGLGIETMTAKETEEITVTMSGIEAGTAADRSGMEGQSAAAEEVNLRAHDTGQKMSPVDVSSVAPDAATPSRSTWEEEDSGYGSSRRSQWESPSPTPSYRDSERNHRVSSRDRDRSVRSRYSDDTPLPTPSYKYNEWADDRRHLGSTPRLSRGRGRREDGEEGISFDTEEERQQWEDDQRQADRDWYMMDEGYDEFHNPLAYSSEDYVRRREQHLHKQKQKRISAQRRQINEDNERWETNRMLTSGVVHRLEVDEDFEEDSAAKVHLMVHNLVPPFLDGRIVFTKQPEPVIPVKDATSDLAIIARKGSQTVRKHREQKERKKAQHKHWELAGTKLGDIMGVKKEEEPDKALTEDGKVDYRTEQKFADHMKKKSEASSEFAKKKSILEQRQYLPIFAVQQELLTIIRDNSIVIVVGETGSGKTTQLTQYLHEDGYTDYGMIGCTQPRRVAAMSVAKRVSEEMGGNLGEEVGYAIRFEDCTSENTLIKYMTDGILLRESLREADLDHYSAIIMDEAHERSLNTDVLFGLLREVVARRSDLKLIVTSATMDAEKFASFFGNVPIFHIPGRTFPVDILFSKTPQEDYVEAAVKQSLQVHLSGAPGDILIFMPGQEDIEVTSDQIVEHLEELENAPALAVLPIYSQLPSDLQAKIFQKAPDGVRKCIVATNIAETSLTVDGIMFVIDSGYCKLKVFNPRIGMDALQIYPISQANANQRSGRAGRTGPGQCFRLYTQSAYKNELLTTTVPEIQRTNLANVVLLLKSLGVQDLLQFHFMDPPPEDNMLNSMYQLWILGALDNTGGLTSTGRLMVEFPLDPALSKMLIVSCDMGCSSEILLIVSMLSVPAIFYRPKGREEESDQIREKFAVPESDHLTYLNVYLQWKNNNYSTIWCNDHFIHAKAMRKVREVRAQLKDIMVQQRMSLASCGTDWDIVRKCICAAYFHQAAKLKGIGEYVNIRTGMPCHLHPTSSLFGMGYTPDYIVYHELVMTTKEYMQCVTAVDGEWLAELGPMFYSVKQAGKSRQENRRRAKEEASAMEEEMALAEEQLRARRQEQEKRSPLGSVRSTKIYTPGRKEQGEPMTPRRTPARFGL from the exons ATGGTGTCTATGCCTCGTCCAAAGAAGAAAAGGATCGGAAGAAGGAGAGGTCTCGGGATCGAGACTATGACCGCAAAAGAGACAGAG GAAATAACTGTTACT ATGAGCGGGATAGAAGCAGGCACAGCAGCAGATCGGAGCGGGATGGAGGGTCAGAGCGCAGCAGCAGAAGAAGTGAACCTGAGAGCCCACGACACCGGCCAAAAG ATGTCTCCTGTGGATGTGTCTTCTGTGGCCCCAGATGCAGCCACCCCTTCACGGTctacctgggaggaggaggacagtGGCTATGGCTCTTCAAGGCGCTCGCAGTGGGAATCGCCCTCCCCAACGCCTTCCTATCGGGATTCTGAGCGGAATCATCGGGTGTCCAGTCGAGATAGGGACAG GTCTGTGAGGAGCAGGTACTCAGATGACACACCTCTGCCAACCCCATCCTACAAATACAATGAGTGGGCTGATGACAGAAGGCACCTGGGGTCCACCCCACGTCTGTCCAGGGGCCGAG GAAGACGTGAGGATGGTGAAGAAGGAATTTCATTTGACACAGAGGAGGAACGGCAGCAGTGGGAGGATGACCAGAGG CAAGCTGACCGGGACTGGTACATGATGGATGAGGGGTACGATGAGTTCCACAACCCCCTGGCCTACTCCTCCGAGGACTACGTGAGGAGGCGGGAGCAGCACCTGCATAAACAGAAGCAGAAGCGCATTTCGGCTCAGCGGAGACAGATCAATGAG GATAACGAGCGCTGGGAGACCAACCGCATGCTCACCAGCGGGGTGGTCCATCGGCTGGAGGTGGACGAGGACTTTGAGGAGGATAGTGCAGCCAAGGTGCATCTCATGGTGCACAACCTGGTCCCTCCCTTTCTGGACGGGCGCATTGTCTTCACCAAGCAG CCAGAGCCTGTGATTCCAGTCAAAGATGCCACTTCTGACCTGGCCATCATTGCTCGAAAAGGCAGTCAAACAGTGCGGAAGCACAGGGAACAAAAGGAACGCAAAAAG gCTCAGCACAAACACTGGGAACTGGCTGGAACCAAATTGGGAGATATAATGGGCGTCAAAAAAGAGGAAGAGCCGGATAAAGCTCTGACCGAAGATGGTAAAGTGGACTATAG GACAGAACAGAAGTTTGCAGACCACATGAAGAAAAAGAGTGAAGCCAGCAGTGAATTTGCAAAGAAGAAGTCGATTCTGGAGCAGAGGCAGTACCTGCCGATCTTTGCGGTGCAGCAGGAGCTGCTTACGATCATCAG AGATAACAGCATTGTGATCGTGGTTGGGGAGACAGGGAGTGGTAAGACCACTCAGCTGACCCAGTACTTGCATGAAGATGGTTACACGGACTATGGGATGATTGGGTGCACCCAGCCCCGCCGTGTGGCTGCCATGTCAGTAGCCAAGAGAGTCAGTGAAGAGATGGGGGGAAACCTTGGCGAGGAG GTGGGTTATGCCATCCGCTTCGAAGACTGTACCTCAGAAAACACCTTGATCAAGTACATGACTGACGGGATCCTGCTGCGAGAGTCCCTCCGGGAAGCGGACCTGGATCACTACAGTGCCATCATCATGGACGAGGCCCATGAGCGCTCCCTCAACACTGACGTGCTCTTTGGGCTGCTTCGGGAG GTGGTGGCTCGGCGCTCAGACCTAAAGCTCATTGTCACATCGGCCACTATGGATGCAGAgaaatttgcttccttttttggGAATGTCCCCATCTTCCATATCCCTGGTCGTACCTTCCCTGTTGACATCCTCTTCAGCAAG ACCCCGCAGGAGGATTATGTGGAGGCCGCAGTGAAGCAGTCCCTGCAGGTGCACCTTTCAGGGGCCCCTGGGGACATCCTTATCTTCATGCCTGGCCAAGAGGACATTGAG GTGACCTCAGACCAAATCGTGGAACATCTGGAAGAACTGGAGAACGCGCCCGCCCTGGCCGTGCTGCCCATCTACTCTCAGCTGCCTTCTGACCTCCAGGCCAAAATCTTTCAGAAG GCTCCAGATGGTGTTCGGAAGTGTATCGTTGCCACCAACATTGCTGAGACATCTCTGACTGTTGATGGCATCATGTTTGTTATCGACTCTGGTTATTGTAAACTAAAG GTCTTCAACCCCAGGATTGGCATGGATGCTCTGCAGATCTACCCTATCAGCCAGGCCAATGCTAATCAGAGGTCAGGGCGAGCCGGCAGGACGGGCCCAGGTCAGTGTTTCAG GCTCTACACTCAGAGTGCCTACAAGAACGAGCTCCTGACCACCACGGTGCCTGAGATCCAGCGGACCAACCTGGCCAACGTGGTGCTGCTGCTCAAATCCCTGGGGGTGCAGGACCTGCTGCAGTTCCACTTCATGGACCCGCCCCCAGAGGACAACATGCTCAACTCCATGTATCAGCTCTGGATCCTCGGGGCCCTGGACAACACAG GTGGCCTGACCTCGACTGGGCGTCTGATGGTGGAGTTTCCACTGGACCCAGCCCTGTCCAAGATGCTCATTGTGTCCTGTGACATGGGCTGCAGCTCCGAGATCCTGCTCATTGTCTCCATGCTCTCGGTCCCAGCCATCTTCTACCGGCCCAAG GGCCGAGAGGAGGAGAGTGATCAAATCCGGGAGAAGTTTGCAGTCCCTGAGAGTGACCATCTGACCTACCTGAATGTCTACCTTCAGTGGAAGAACAATAATTACTCTACCATCTGGTGTAACGATCATTTCATCCATGCCAAGGCCATGCGGAAG GTCCGGGAGGTGCGGGCTCAGCTCAAGGACATCATGGTGCAGCAGCGGATGAGCCTGGCCTCGTGTGGCACCGACTGGGACATTGTCAGGAAGTGTATCTGTGCTGCCTATTTCCACCAGGCAGCCAAGCTCAAG GGAATCGGAGAGTATGTGAATATCCGGACAGGCATGCCCTGCCACCTGCACCCCACCAGCTCCCTCTTTGGAATGGGCTACACCCCAGACTACATAGTCTATCACGAGTTGGTCATGACCACCAAG GAGTACATGCAGTGTGTGACTGCTGTGGATGGAGAGTggctggcagagctgggcccCATGTTCTACAGCGTGAAACAGGCAGGAAAGTCTCGGCAG GAGAACCGCCGACGGGCCAAAGAGGAAGCATCTGCCATGGAGGAGGAGATGGCTCTGGCCGAGGAGCAGCTGCGGGCCCGGCGGCAGGAGCAGGAAAAGCGCAGCCCCCTGGG